From Watersipora subatra chromosome 8, tzWatSuba1.1, whole genome shotgun sequence, a single genomic window includes:
- the LOC137402588 gene encoding uncharacterized protein: protein MESGFPKLVFGEHGDGSWERFIEEMNLCIESAVERRGYEGEGGDRRPIMRGRGRDRREVGYDGRGSSTRSGGSRNNSYERYGSRDSSGERYRDNSMDRFEGKKYKERYQDSSKSRSVRFSGSRDKYEDDS, encoded by the exons atggagagtgggtttccgaaactggtgtttggagagcacggtgatgggtcgtgggagagattcatagaggagatgaatttatgcATTGAGAGTGCAGTTGAGAGAAGAGGTTATGAAGGTGAAGGTGGCGATAGacgccctattatgagaggtagaggtag ggataggagagaagtAGGTTATGACGGGCGAGGTAGTAGTACGAGGTCAGGAGGAAGTCGAAATAATAGCTACGAGCGGTATGGTAGCAGGGACAGTAGTGGGGAGAGGTACagggacaacagtatggataggtttgaggggaagaagtataaggagaggtaccaagatagtagtaagagcagaagtgttaggttctctggttctagggataagtatgaggatgacagttga
- the LOC137402587 gene encoding sperm acrosomal protein FSA-ACR.1-like encodes MILQTLNECALNECALNECALNECALNECALNEYALNEYALNECALNECALNECALNECALNECALNECALNECALNEYALNEYALNECALNECALNECALNECALNECALNECALNECALNECALNECALNECALNECALNECALNECALNECALNECALNECALNECALNECALNECALNECALNECALNECALNECALNECALNECALNECALNECALNEYALNEYALNECALNECALNECALNECALNEYALNEYALNEYALNECALNECALNEYALNECALNESALNECVHRLFS; translated from the coding sequence CCCTCAATGAATGTGCCCTCAATGAATGTGCCCTCAATGAATGTGCCCTCAATGAATGTGCCCTCAATGAATGTGCCCTCAATGAATATGCCCTCAATGAATATGCCCTCAATGAATGTGCCCTCAATGAATGTGCCCTCAATGAATGTGCCCTCAATGAATGTGCCCTCAATGAATGTGCCCTCAATGAATGTGCCCTCAATGAATGTGCCCTCAATGAATATGCCCTCAATGAATATGCCCTCAATGAATGTGCCCTCAATGAATGTGCCCTCAATGAATGTGCCCTCAATGAATGTGCCCTCAATGAATGTGCCCTCAATGAATGTGCCCTCAATGAATGTGCCCTCAATGAATGTGCCCTCAATGAATGTGCCCTCAATGAATGTGCCCTCAATGAATGTGCCCTCAATGAATGTGCCCTCAATGAATGTGCCCTCAATGAATGTGCCCTCAATGAATGTGCCCTCAATGAATGTGCCCTCAATGAATGTGCCCTCAATGAATGTGCCCTCAATGAATGTGCCCTCAATGAATGTGCCCTCAATGAATGTGCCCTCAATGAATGTGCCCTCAATGAATGTGCCCTCAATGAATGTGCCCTCAATGAATGTGCCCTCAATGAATGTGCCCTCAATGAATGTGCCCTCAATGAATATGCCCTCAATGAATATGCCCTCAATGAATGTGCCCTCAATGAATGTGCCCTCAATGAATGTGCCCTCAATGAATGTGCCCTCAATGAATATGCCCTCAATGAATATGCCCTCAATGAATATGCCCTCAATGAATGTGCCCTCAATGAATGTGCCCTCAATGAATATGCCCTCAATGAATGTGCCCTCAATGAAAGTGCCCTCAATGAATGTGTTCATagacttttctcatga